The segment GCCGAAGCCCCCTACGAGGTCAAGGAGTCGACGGGCGGGCAGCCACACCGCTTCGGCGGCGACGGCCTCACCGCCGAACTCGACCCCGCCGAGGGCACCCTCACCGTGCACGCCGAGGGCCACCACGGGCCGGTGTTCGTCTCCACCTGGCCCAGCGCCGAGGCCGACCGCTCGGCCGGCTGGCGCGAGGGCCAGGCCCGGACGCTGGAGGTCCGGGCCGTCGAGCACGGCGTCGAGGTCTCCGAGCGCACCGGCGGCAACCTGGTCACCGGCACCCTCACGCTCCACCGGGGCGTGCTGGAACAGCAGTTCAGCTACACCACCCGGCCCGGCCGGATCTTCCAGACCGTCGGACTGCGCCAGGGCGAGTTCGCCCTGACCGGCCCCGACGGCGCCGAACGGCACCCGATCGGCACCGGCATCGGCGTCCGCGACACCTCCGAGGTGGTCGCCGCCGCCCGGACCGCCCCGGCGGGCAGCGCGCTCGCCTGGACCGACGGCACCACCCGGGTCGCGCTCCCGGCCGGCCACCCGGTCCGGCTGATCACCGCCACCCTGGTCGAACGGCACCTCGTCCCCGACGCCGACGGCACCGCCCGGCTGCGCACCGAGTTCGCCACCGGCCCGGACCGGGCCGCCACCCGCACCGCCTCGGTCGGACAACCGCTCGACGGACAACGGAAGTTGACCGTCAAGGCGGCGGCCGGCGGAATCACCGGCTGGACCGAGGACGGCACCAAGGTGCTCCGCAGCCCCGCCCCCCGCACCCGCGCCTTCGGCTGCAACCCGCGCTGGCGGGCCGGGGCCTGGGTCACCCGCGAACACCACCGGCACAGCCTCGCCACCGGCCTCGGCTGGGGCGTCGCCACCCCGGAGTGGGAGCAGAAGCACCCGCTCGGCCTGGCCGCCCCGCAGGAGGGCGTCAGCTGGGAGGTCACCGCCCCCGAACGGACCGCCGAACCGGTCCGGCTCGACGTCCACGCCCCCGGCGCGGACGAGGAGACCGTCCTCTGGCTCACCCCCGACACCCCGGCCGACACCGCCGTGGTGATCGACTCGGCCGGCACCCGGCACGCCCTGGACAGCGGCGCCTTCCGGCAGGTCTGGGCCGCCGCCGCCGCGGTCCGGCTGACCGGCGGCCACTGGCTGCACCTCACCCCCGCCGGCCCGGCCGGCACCCAGGAGATCGTCCTGCGCACCACCTCCTCCGGACTGCTGATCGGCTGCGCCTCGGCCGGAGCCGACGCCGCCTGGCAGCTGTCCGTCCACCCCGCACCCGCGATCTGACCCCGCGCCACTCCTCGAAAGGACACCGAGACCACCATGACCACCGCCCCCGCCCGCACCGCCCAGGACGACTACACCACCGTCCGCACCGCCATCGGCGCCTACCGGATCACCGCCCCGCTGGTCCGGATCTCCGGCGGCGACCGCTACGAGTTCCTCGACCTGTTCCTGGCCAAGTCCAGCGAGTACGTCGAGCCGGACAGCGTCCGCGAGGCCCTGGCGCTGAACGCCGACGGCACCCCGTTCGCGATCCTGCTGCACTTCGAGATCGGCGACGACTCCTGGCTGCTGCCCCGCACCCCGGTCACCGCCGAGGAGCTGACCGCCTACCTGGCCGCCGTCGACGCCCCGGCCGACGCCACCGTCGAGGTCGCGCCGGAGGGCTGGGGCGCCAGCGCCTTCGAGGGCCCGCAGGCGTGGTCCGCCGCGGCGAAGTTCGTCGAGTTCGACATCTCCGGCCTGACCCTGCACGGCGTCACCGAGTCCGCCGTCCCCGGCGAGCCGGCCGCGCTCGCCCACCTCGCCCGGGTCGGCACCACCGGCGAGTACGGCTACCTGCTGCTCTCCAACGCCCCCGAGGCCGCGCACGCCGCGGTCGTCGAGGCGGTCGCCGCCGAGGACGGCGCCGAGGTCGGCCCGCAGGGCCTGGCCCGGGTCCAGGCCGAGGCCGGGATGGCCGTCTACGCGGCCGGCTTCACCGGGCTGCCGGTGCACGAGGCCGACCTCGCCTGGATGGTCGACTGGAACCGGATCGGCGAGTTCCAGGGCTCCGACGAGCTGGTCAAGCCCACCGCCGAGACCGCCAAGACCACCGCCCTGGCCGCCCCGGCCGGCGCCGAGCTCGCCCCCGGCACCGCCGTCACCGCCGGCGGGCAGCGGGTCGGCACCGTCGTCTGGCAGGCCCCGTCCGCCAACGCCGACGAGGAACTCGTCGTCGCCCTGCTGGACGCCCCGTTCTGGGTCCCCGGCCTGGAGCTCGCCGCCGGCGACGCCGCCCAGACCCCGCTGCGCACCGTCACCCAGCCCCGCGTCATCGCCCGCTCCCTCACCACCCGGATCCACTGATGACCGACACCACGACCGAGCGCATCGCCCTCACCGGGATCGGCCTGATCACCGGCGCCGGCGACGACGCCGAGAAGAGCTGGACCGCGATCTCCCAGGGCATCTCCGGGATCAAGACCAACACCCTCTTCGACACCACCGAGCTGCTCACCGACTGGGCCGGCATGGTCACCGCCGAGCAGCCCGCCGACCTGGACCGCTGCTACGCGCTGGCCGCCACCGCGATCCGCGAGGCCCTGCGCAGCTCCGGCCTCGACCTGGACACCGTGGACCGCGACCGGGTCGCCGTGGTGGTCGGCTCCAGCCTCGGCGCGATGCCGACCCTGGAGAACGTCCACCGCGGCCTGGTCAAGGACGGCGAACTGGACGCCCCGGCCGCCGCCGCCTCCCAACTCCCCTGCGTCGGCGACTACATCGCCGCCGAGTTCGACCTGCGCGGCCCGCGGATCGTGCTCTCCAACGCCTGCGCGGCCAGCGCCGTAGCCCTCGGCTACGCGGCCGAACTGCTCTGGAAGGGCGAGGTCGACCACGTCATCTGCGGCGGCGTCGACCCGCTGGCCGAACTCTCCGCGTACGGCTTCTCCGCCCTCGGCGCGCTCGACCCCGAGCCGTGCGCGCCGATGTCCGCCTCCACCGGGCTGACCCTCGGCGAGGGCGCGGGCTTCATGGTCCTGGAGTCCGTCGAACGGGCCGCCGCCCGCGGCGCCGCCGCGCTCGCCGAACTCGGCGGCTACGGCCTCTCCTGCGACGGCTACCACCAGACCGCGCCCGACCCCAGCGGCAAGGGCGCCGCCGCCGCGATGGCCCAGGCCCTGAAGACCGCCGGCCTGGCCCCCGAGGACGTCGACTACGTCAACCTGCACGGCACCGGCACCCCCGCCAACGACGTGTCCGAACCCAAGGCCGTCAAGCTGCTGTTCGGCACCGACCTGCCGCCCGCCAGCTCCACCAAGTCGATGCTCGGCCACACCCTGGGCGCGGCCGGCGCGGTCGAGGCGATCGTCTCCACCCTCGCCATCGACCGGGGCGTCATCCCGCCGACCGTCAACACCCGGGGCACCGCCTCCCCGTTCGGCCTGGACATCGTCCCCGACGACGGGCGGCCCGCGCCGCTGGAGGTGGTCGCCTCCAACTCCTTCGCGTTCGGCGGCAACAACGCCACCGTCGTCCTCAACAAGCCCGGACGGCCCGCCCGTTCGGCCCGGCACACCCAGCCCGTCCAGCACGTCGTGGTCACCGGCGTGGCCGGCCTGGCCGGCTCGGCCGGCTCCACCGCCGAACTCACCGCCGCGCTCGCCGAGGGCCGGATCGGCTACGACACCCTGGAGCACGTCACCGGCATCGGCGACCGCCCGATCGGCCGGATCGACGTCAAGGCCGTCACCAAGCGCCTCAACCCCAGCAAGGCCCGCCGGATGGACCCGCTCGGCGTGCTCGCCGCCGGCGCCGTCGGCGACCTGTACGACCGGCACGGCAAGCCCTCCCGGGCCGAGGCCGAGGGCACCGGCATCGTCTTCGCCACCGGCTACGGCCCGGTCACCTCGGTGCTCAACTTCCACCAGGGCGTGCTGGAACAGGGCATCACCGGCGCCAACCCGGCGATGTTCGCCAACACCGTCGTCAACGCCGCCGCCGGACACGTCGCGATGCTGCACCGCTACCGCGGCTACACCGCGACCATCGCCAACGGCGGCACCTCCTCCGTCCTCGCCCTGCAACTCGCCGCCCGGGTCATCGCCCGCGGCATGGCCGACCGCATCATGGTCGTGGTCGCCGACGAGTTCCCCGAGCAGGCCCTCGCCACCCAGGCCCGGCTGCCCGGGTACGCGAAGACCGCCCGGATCGTCCCCGACGGCGGCACCGGCACCGTCCTCGCCGAGGGCGCCGCCGCGATCCTGCTCGAATCCGAGGCGTCCGCCGCCGCCCGCGGCGCGCACGTCCTGGCGGACGTCCGCGGCTTCGGGGCCTCCGGCGAGTCCGTCGGCATCGGCCGGATCGGCCGCGACGGCGAAGCCTGGGCCCGCGCCCTGCGCGCCGCCCTCGCCGAAGCCGGCTCCACCCCCGAGCAGATCGACACCGTGGTCTCCGCCGCCTCCGGCTACCGCCTCGTCGACCACGCCCAGCGCCGCGCCCTCGCGCTGGCCGGCCTCGCCGAACGCCCCACCCGCACCCCCAAGGCCCAACTCGGCGAGACCTACGGCTCGGCCGGCGCCCTCGGCCTGGTCGCCGCCCTGGCCGGCGACGCCCCGGCCGGCCGGCTGCTGCTCTCCAGCTTCGCCTACGGCGGCTCCTACGCCGCCGCGGTGTTCGACGCGAGGGCCTGATGGACACCACCCGGCGCACCACCCCCGACCCCGGCGCCCTCGCCGCCGGCTGGTCCCTCCGCCTCGGCCCGCTCCAGCACGCGGCGGGCCGGGCCGGGCGACCGGAGGGCCAACTCGCCGCGCTGGGCGAGTCGTTGACCGGGGGCGGCGACGCCTCCGCAGCGACGGCGGACAGTTCCGCGACGGCGGGCTCCGGCCGGCCGGAGGCTGCGGTCGACGGTGGGCGCCCGGCGGGCCAACCGGCCGCGCTGAGTGGGTCGTTGGCGGGCATCGACGCCTCCGGCGCGACGGCGGGTGCGGGTCGACTCGCCGTTGCCGACGGGGCGTTGGCGAACAGCGTCGCGACGGCGGGTTCCGGTCGACCGGAGGCTGCGGCCGACGGCGGACACCTGACAAGCCAACTCGCGTCTTTCGAGCGGTCGTTGGCGACAGGTGCCGCTCCGGTGGTCGAACACCGCTTCGCCGAGCCGCGGTTGCCCGGTGCCGGCGGGTCCGCAGGCCGGCTGGTCGCGGCGTGCCTCGCGGCGCGCCGGCTGACCGTCCGGCTGGTGGGCGGCGGGGCCGACCGGTCCGGGGTCCGTACCGCGGTTGCTCCGGCGGCGGCCGGGGCCGGGGCGGAGCCGCAGGCGGTCGTGGACTGCCTGGTCACCCGGCACCCGAACCTGCCCCGGGACCGGATGGGCAACCGGCTGAACGACGCCGGGCGGTGGCTGATCGCCGAGGCGGTGGCCACCCTGCACGGGGTGCGGGTCCCGCCCCGCGCACTGGTTCGGGACGAGCACCGGCGCTGGAGCGTGCCGGAGGCGGGCCTGACCGCCTCGGTCGCGCACTGCGCCGGGTACTCGACGGTGGCACTGGTGGCCGGGCAGACCGTCGGGGTGGACCTGCAGGACCACCGGGACCGGCCGTTCGCGATGCAGTGGCTGGGCGCGCTGCTCGGCCGCCCGGACGGCGAGCCCGCCACCATGCGGGACTTCGCCGAGTGCGAGGCGCTGATCAAGGCTTCGCACCTCCGCAAGGAGACCTTCGCCGGCGTCCGCCTCCCGGACTGGCGGCCGGGCTGGCGGCCCACCAACGTCGGCTACCTGGTCCGCTCCGCCGACCTCGGCGACGGCCTCCAACTGGCCCTGGCCACCGACGCCCCCGCCCACGTCCGCTGGTGGTGGCAGTCGGACCCGGCCGCCCCGGCCGTCCCGCTGCCCGCCCCGAGCCTGGAGTCCGCCGCGTGAACGCCGCCGGCGCCCTGCCCGCCACCCGTACCCGCCCGGCCGCCACCCGTACCCGCCCGGCTGCCGCGGGCGCCCGCTCCGGCCGTCGACCCGGCTGCGCGCAGCGGTCGTTCGCCGCCGCCCCGTCCCTGGAGTCCGCCGCATGACCGCGACCGCCACCGCCACCGCTCCTGCCACCGCTCCCGCTCCCGCCACCGCGCCCGCCGCCAGGGCCTACACCCGGCGGATCTCGCAGATCGAGCGCGGCTACCTGAACGCGAACGCCACCGGCACCCCGCAGCTGATCCAGATGGTGATCGAGGGCGCCGGCCGGATCGACCCGGCCGAACTCGCCGACGCCGTACGGCGGTCGACCGCCGTCAACCCGGGCCTCGCGGTCCGCCGCAAGGGCCCGAACTGGCGGGCCGGGGACACCCCGCCGCCGATCACCGAGCTGCCGGCCGAGGCCGGGTACGCGCATCCGTTCTTCCACCGCGACCTGGACGTGGTGACCGGCCCGGTCTGCGAACTCGGCCTGGCGAACGGGCCGGTGACCCGGTTGGTGGTGCGGGCCAGCCACATCGTCACGGACGGCCGCGGGCTGCGGTACTGGATCGAGGACCTGTTCCGCGCGCTGCGCGGCGAGCCGCTGCTCGGCGCCGACTCCACCGTCGACGACACGCACTTCCGGGCCGCCGCCGCCCCCGTCCCGGCGGCGCCCGTACCGGCCCGGGTGCCCGGGTTCCCGGCGATCCTCGGGCAGGGCCCGGCGGACGGCGGCGCGCTGTGGCTGCGCCGCTCGGTCGCGGCGACGCCGTCCGCGGTGACCGCCCGGGTGGGCGCCGCGGTCTCCCGGCGGCTGGCGACCGACAGCGGGCGGCTGATCATCCCGGTGGACCTGCGCCGGCACGACCGCGAGGTGCGCTCCACCGCCAACCTGACCTCCCAGCTGGTGCTCGACCTGCATCGCGAGGACCGCTGGAACCGACTGCACAGCCAACTGCTGGCCGCGATGCTCCGCAAGCGCGAAGTCGCGGCGCTGGCAAGGGACTTCCTGCGCGACAACCCGTTCGCGAACTCGCTGCGCGAAGCCCAGGAGCTGGACGGCAGCCGCTTCCCGTGCACCGCGATCCTCACCGACCACGGCCGGATCGACACCGGGCTGTACCGCACCGCGGACTTCCGCCCGACCGGCTACCACACGCTGCCGATGCTCGTCCCGTACGCCGAGATGTTCCTGAGCACCTGTCAGATCGACGACCGCACCGAGCTCACCCTGTCCTGCCGCAACCGCCCCGACGCCCGCCCGGCCGCCGAGGCCGTGCTGGACGAGGTCGAGCGCGCCCTGCTCGCGGCCGACTGACCCCGGCCCGGGCCCCCAACCTCCTCTCCCCGCTGATGAAGGACCCGCGAAGATGCCCACCACACCCGCCCGCACCACGGTGAACGCGGCCAAGGGCAAGGCCCGCCGCAAGCCGGGCCCGGCCCGCAAGCCCGCCCCGAAGCCCACCGCCACCGCGACCAAGTCCAAGCCGCAGGCCAACAAGCCGCAGGCCAACAAGCCCCAGCCTGACAAGCCGCAGCCGAACAAGCCGCAGGCCGGGAAGCCCGCCGCCGAGGCGTCCGCGACCGCGCCGCAGCAGCCCGCACAGCCGCAGGCCGGCCCGCCCGCCGGCTCGCCCGCCGGCCCGCCCGGCGAGGCGCCGTCGAAGGCCGCGCTGCTGACGATGGTGATCGCGATGGCCGGCGGCTTCATCGCGCTGCTGGACACCACGATCGTGAACGTCTCGATGCAGGAGACCACCGCCCGGTTCGGCGGCATCAACCAGGTGCAGTGGGTGGTGACGGCGTACCTGCTGGCGTTGGCGGCGGTGATGCCGGCGACCGGCTGGCTGGCGACCCGGTTCGGGACGAAGCGGGTGTTCGTCGCGGCGGTGGCGCTGTTCGCGCTGGGGTCGGTGGGCTGTGCGGCCGCGCAGTCGCTGGACCAGCTGGTCGCGGCGCGCGGCCTGTCGGGGGCGGCGGCGGGCGTGTTGACGCCGGTGTCGACGATCCTGCTGACCCGGGGGGTGCCGCGTGAGCACCTGGGCCGGGTGCAGGCGCTGAACGGTTCGGTGATGCTGATCGGTCCGCTGCTGGGCCCGACCATCGGCGGTCTGCTGGTGGGCTGGGGCGGCTGGTCGGCGGTGTACGTGGTGAACGTGCCGTTCTGCGCGGTGCTGCTGGCGGCGGCGCTGCGCTGGGTCCGCAAGGACGCCCCGGCGGAGGGCGGGGCCCGGCCGCTGGACGTGCTGGGCCTGGTGTCCTCGGCGACGGCGACGGTCTCGACGGTGCTGGCGATCCACGAGTACGCGGAGCACGGGGCGCGGGCCGGGGCGGCGCTGCTGGTGCCGGTGGGCCTGGCGGTGCTGGGCGCGGTGGTGTTCGTGCTGCGCGAGCTGCGGGCGAAGGCGCCGCTGCTGGACCTGCGGCTGTTCCGGATCCCGGTGTACGCGGCCGCGGTGGTGAACATCTTCTGCCTGGGCTTCGTGCTGTACTCGCCGATGATGCTGATCCCGCTGTACTTCGAGGACGCCCGCGGCGAGTCGGCGGTGGCCACCGGCCTGCTGATGTCGACCGGCGGCCTGGGCGTGGTGACGGCGGCCTGGCTGTCCCGGGTGCTGCTGCGGCGGATCGGCGGCGGGGCGACGGTGCTGATCGGCATCGGCCTGACGATGCTGGCGACCCTCCCGATGACCGGCCTGACCGGCACCACCCCGTACCCGCTGATCTGCGGGAGCCTGGTGGTGCGCGGCCTGGGCACCGGCCTGACCATCGTGCCGACGATGACCCGGGCGTTCCAGTCGATCCGGCAGCAGTCCATCCCGGACGCCTCCTCGCAGCTCAACCTGACCCAGCGGATCGGCGGCGCGCTGGCCATCGCGGTGGTCACGGTGGTGCTGACCGACTCGGCGAAGGCGCACCACGGCATGGTGCCGGCGGCGTTCGCGCACTCCTTCGGCTGGCTGCTGGGGGTGTACGGGGTGACACTGCTGCCCGCGCTGGCGCTGCTCCTGGCGGATCTCCGGGAGAAGCGCCGGGCGGCCCGGCCGGCGGGGGCCGGGCAGCCGGCGCCGGCGGTCTGACGGGCCGCCGCAGCGGCGCCCGCGGTCAGCGCGTGGCGGGGAGCCAGCCGTCCTGGACGGCGTGCACCCCGGCCTCGAAGCGGCTGCGGGCGTCCAGGCGTTCCATCAGGTTGGCGGCGAACCGGCGGGCGGTGCGCGGGGAGACGCCCATCCGCTTGGCGATGGCCTCGTCGGTGTAGCCCTGGGAGAGCATCTTCAGGACGGCGAGCTCCTGCGGGGGCATCCCGTCGGCCTCGCACTTGGGGACGTCGCCGACCGGGATCGCGTTGTCCCAGACGCTCTCGAACAGGGCGCACAGCGCGGCGACGGTGCCGGCGCCGCGCAGCACCACGGCGCCGGCCCGGGCGTCCTCGGTGTCGATCGGGAGGACGGCCTGCTGCCGGTCGAAGATGATCATGCGGATGGGGAGTTCCGGCACCGTCCGGACCTGGCCGCCCTGCTGGTTCAGCCAGGTCACGTGGTCCAGGGTGGGCCGGTGGTTGCGGACGCTGTCCAGGTAGACGGTGCGCATCTGCACCCCGCGTTCCAGCAGGGCGGCGTTCGGCGTCCGGCTGGCCCGCAGGTCCTCCTCGGAGTGCGCGCCGCCGGGGGCGAAGGTCGCCACCTCCTGCCGCACCGAGCCGGCCAGTTCGGCCAGCCGCTCGCGGATCGACTCCGGCCCGCTCAGCTGCTCGGAGGACGCGTCGGTCGCGGTCGGCCGGAACGCCGAGCACTCCGCGATGAGTTGGGCGGCCGCGGCCCGGGACGCCTCCACCCGCAGCTGCTGGGCGGCGAGTTCGGCCTGCTGCCGGGCCAGCAGCACCTCCATCGCGGTCTCCGGGCCGACCGCCCGGAACCCTATGCCCTCCCGGGCGGACGGTTGGACCAGCGCCAGTTCGCTCAGCCGGTCGAGGCCGCGGCGTACCCGCTC is part of the Kitasatospora setae KM-6054 genome and harbors:
- a CDS encoding GNAT family N-acetyltransferase, giving the protein MSITIRPYQEGDAHDIAELYNRHRDNPNPVAGGITGAELERELAERDTATFLVAVEDGRVVGTFGLFHSTGRRSARAGELIADMFFVAPAYRNGVITGRLFTEAVEWMMRCGCLVLRLTVNPANTVAFKLYRRVGCVSVGETVPGEDGNVELHNYIPLILRGVFHDLGPEAVAELGKLSSFGSVTDGRDGELRSDVRLVDGVRTVGYALALGGFKLTAGIDVDRGLLLDARLTDPDGATRQLRIAEAPYEVKESTGGQPHRFGGDGLTAELDPAEGTLTVHAEGHHGPVFVSTWPSAEADRSAGWREGQARTLEVRAVEHGVEVSERTGGNLVTGTLTLHRGVLEQQFSYTTRPGRIFQTVGLRQGEFALTGPDGAERHPIGTGIGVRDTSEVVAAARTAPAGSALAWTDGTTRVALPAGHPVRLITATLVERHLVPDADGTARLRTEFATGPDRAATRTASVGQPLDGQRKLTVKAAAGGITGWTEDGTKVLRSPAPRTRAFGCNPRWRAGAWVTREHHRHSLATGLGWGVATPEWEQKHPLGLAAPQEGVSWEVTAPERTAEPVRLDVHAPGADEETVLWLTPDTPADTAVVIDSAGTRHALDSGAFRQVWAAAAAVRLTGGHWLHLTPAGPAGTQEIVLRTTSSGLLIGCASAGADAAWQLSVHPAPAI
- a CDS encoding aminomethyltransferase family protein, producing MTTAPARTAQDDYTTVRTAIGAYRITAPLVRISGGDRYEFLDLFLAKSSEYVEPDSVREALALNADGTPFAILLHFEIGDDSWLLPRTPVTAEELTAYLAAVDAPADATVEVAPEGWGASAFEGPQAWSAAAKFVEFDISGLTLHGVTESAVPGEPAALAHLARVGTTGEYGYLLLSNAPEAAHAAVVEAVAAEDGAEVGPQGLARVQAEAGMAVYAAGFTGLPVHEADLAWMVDWNRIGEFQGSDELVKPTAETAKTTALAAPAGAELAPGTAVTAGGQRVGTVVWQAPSANADEELVVALLDAPFWVPGLELAAGDAAQTPLRTVTQPRVIARSLTTRIH
- a CDS encoding beta-ketoacyl-[acyl-carrier-protein] synthase family protein encodes the protein MTDTTTERIALTGIGLITGAGDDAEKSWTAISQGISGIKTNTLFDTTELLTDWAGMVTAEQPADLDRCYALAATAIREALRSSGLDLDTVDRDRVAVVVGSSLGAMPTLENVHRGLVKDGELDAPAAAASQLPCVGDYIAAEFDLRGPRIVLSNACAASAVALGYAAELLWKGEVDHVICGGVDPLAELSAYGFSALGALDPEPCAPMSASTGLTLGEGAGFMVLESVERAAARGAAALAELGGYGLSCDGYHQTAPDPSGKGAAAAMAQALKTAGLAPEDVDYVNLHGTGTPANDVSEPKAVKLLFGTDLPPASSTKSMLGHTLGAAGAVEAIVSTLAIDRGVIPPTVNTRGTASPFGLDIVPDDGRPAPLEVVASNSFAFGGNNATVVLNKPGRPARSARHTQPVQHVVVTGVAGLAGSAGSTAELTAALAEGRIGYDTLEHVTGIGDRPIGRIDVKAVTKRLNPSKARRMDPLGVLAAGAVGDLYDRHGKPSRAEAEGTGIVFATGYGPVTSVLNFHQGVLEQGITGANPAMFANTVVNAAAGHVAMLHRYRGYTATIANGGTSSVLALQLAARVIARGMADRIMVVVADEFPEQALATQARLPGYAKTARIVPDGGTGTVLAEGAAAILLESEASAAARGAHVLADVRGFGASGESVGIGRIGRDGEAWARALRAALAEAGSTPEQIDTVVSAASGYRLVDHAQRRALALAGLAERPTRTPKAQLGETYGSAGALGLVAALAGDAPAGRLLLSSFAYGGSYAAAVFDARA
- a CDS encoding 4'-phosphopantetheinyl transferase family protein yields the protein MDTTRRTTPDPGALAAGWSLRLGPLQHAAGRAGRPEGQLAALGESLTGGGDASAATADSSATAGSGRPEAAVDGGRPAGQPAALSGSLAGIDASGATAGAGRLAVADGALANSVATAGSGRPEAAADGGHLTSQLASFERSLATGAAPVVEHRFAEPRLPGAGGSAGRLVAACLAARRLTVRLVGGGADRSGVRTAVAPAAAGAGAEPQAVVDCLVTRHPNLPRDRMGNRLNDAGRWLIAEAVATLHGVRVPPRALVRDEHRRWSVPEAGLTASVAHCAGYSTVALVAGQTVGVDLQDHRDRPFAMQWLGALLGRPDGEPATMRDFAECEALIKASHLRKETFAGVRLPDWRPGWRPTNVGYLVRSADLGDGLQLALATDAPAHVRWWWQSDPAAPAVPLPAPSLESAA
- a CDS encoding DHA2 family efflux MFS transporter permease subunit → MPTTPARTTVNAAKGKARRKPGPARKPAPKPTATATKSKPQANKPQANKPQPDKPQPNKPQAGKPAAEASATAPQQPAQPQAGPPAGSPAGPPGEAPSKAALLTMVIAMAGGFIALLDTTIVNVSMQETTARFGGINQVQWVVTAYLLALAAVMPATGWLATRFGTKRVFVAAVALFALGSVGCAAAQSLDQLVAARGLSGAAAGVLTPVSTILLTRGVPREHLGRVQALNGSVMLIGPLLGPTIGGLLVGWGGWSAVYVVNVPFCAVLLAAALRWVRKDAPAEGGARPLDVLGLVSSATATVSTVLAIHEYAEHGARAGAALLVPVGLAVLGAVVFVLRELRAKAPLLDLRLFRIPVYAAAVVNIFCLGFVLYSPMMLIPLYFEDARGESAVATGLLMSTGGLGVVTAAWLSRVLLRRIGGGATVLIGIGLTMLATLPMTGLTGTTPYPLICGSLVVRGLGTGLTIVPTMTRAFQSIRQQSIPDASSQLNLTQRIGGALAIAVVTVVLTDSAKAHHGMVPAAFAHSFGWLLGVYGVTLLPALALLLADLREKRRAARPAGAGQPAPAV
- a CDS encoding helix-turn-helix domain-containing protein: MLDALGLDTEAESIYRRMLAEPQSGVLALALGLGISEERVRRGLDRLSELALVQPSAREGIGFRAVGPETAMEVLLARQQAELAAQQLRVEASRAAAAQLIAECSAFRPTATDASSEQLSGPESIRERLAELAGSVRQEVATFAPGGAHSEEDLRASRTPNAALLERGVQMRTVYLDSVRNHRPTLDHVTWLNQQGGQVRTVPELPIRMIIFDRQQAVLPIDTEDARAGAVVLRGAGTVAALCALFESVWDNAIPVGDVPKCEADGMPPQELAVLKMLSQGYTDEAIAKRMGVSPRTARRFAANLMERLDARSRFEAGVHAVQDGWLPATR